The following proteins come from a genomic window of Candidatus Cloacimonadaceae bacterium:
- a CDS encoding electron transfer flavoprotein subunit alpha, translating into MIEVLDQKCVGCGVCIRACAYEAITVVDKLAIIDLDKCVLCGACVGSCPFDAILIRKKEAVQIDKNDYSGIWVFAEQKDGIIAPVVFELLGKGRDLADQMGEELSAVVFGCGIESLSSELIAYGADQVIEVDDPELKHFRDERFAKALTEMALKYKPSIILAGATVIGRSFIPRVAVHLHTGLTADCTGLEFDSEGGNLLQTRPAFGGNIMATIVTSNHRPQMATVRHKVMNPMPRDDSLSGIVIREQVVFDFDEEVSCWLGFEKEKTTLVNITEANVIVSGGRGMKEAKNFVMIEDLAEALSGAAGASRAAVDAEWIPYSHQVGQTGKTVKPNIYIAAGISGAIQHLAGMSSADYIVAINKDPDAPIFKAADLGIVGDLFEILPKLIKRVKELR; encoded by the coding sequence ATGATTGAAGTTTTAGACCAGAAATGCGTGGGATGCGGAGTTTGCATTCGTGCCTGTGCCTATGAAGCGATCACAGTAGTGGACAAACTTGCTATAATTGACCTCGATAAATGCGTGTTATGCGGAGCCTGCGTTGGTTCCTGCCCCTTCGACGCGATCCTGATCCGCAAGAAAGAAGCCGTTCAGATAGATAAAAACGACTATTCCGGCATCTGGGTCTTCGCCGAACAAAAGGATGGCATCATAGCTCCGGTGGTATTTGAACTGCTTGGCAAAGGACGCGATCTTGCAGATCAGATGGGCGAAGAGCTCAGCGCAGTCGTTTTTGGCTGCGGGATCGAAAGCCTTTCCTCAGAATTGATCGCCTACGGTGCCGATCAGGTGATCGAAGTGGACGATCCCGAGCTCAAACATTTCAGAGACGAGCGTTTTGCCAAAGCGCTCACCGAGATGGCGCTCAAATACAAGCCTTCCATCATCTTAGCCGGAGCGACTGTCATCGGTAGATCCTTCATTCCGCGCGTGGCGGTGCATCTGCATACAGGCTTGACTGCGGATTGCACCGGTCTTGAATTTGATTCCGAAGGCGGAAACCTGTTGCAGACCCGTCCCGCTTTCGGAGGGAACATCATGGCGACCATCGTCACCTCAAACCACCGTCCACAAATGGCGACTGTGCGTCACAAAGTGATGAATCCCATGCCGCGCGACGATTCCCTTTCCGGAATCGTCATCCGCGAACAAGTCGTCTTTGATTTCGACGAAGAAGTGAGCTGCTGGCTTGGTTTTGAAAAGGAAAAAACCACGTTGGTCAATATCACCGAGGCGAACGTCATCGTTTCCGGGGGCAGAGGCATGAAGGAAGCAAAGAATTTTGTCATGATCGAAGATTTGGCTGAAGCCCTCAGCGGAGCTGCCGGAGCTTCACGCGCTGCCGTGGATGCAGAATGGATACCCTATTCGCATCAGGTGGGGCAGACCGGTAAGACGGTCAAACCAAATATCTACATCGCCGCGGGAATCTCCGGTGCCATCCAGCATCTGGCAGGAATGTCTTCCGCGGATTATATCGTTGCGATCAACAAAGATCCGGACGCGCCGATCTTCAAAGCCGCGGATCTGGGGATCGTTGGCGATCTCTTTGAGATACTCCCGAAACTAATAAAAAGGGTGAAAGAACTCCGCTAA